ACGATATGCAGATGATCCACAGTAAGGCGCTGGATCAGCTCACTCATGGCGACAATAAACTTCTCCGCCCTGCCTGTCCTGATGATCGTGTTTACGATCGCGTTATAGTAAGATTCCTTGTCCGTCACTTCCGCTTTCTCTGTAATGAGCTCCTCGATGACATAGGCGAAATCCCGCGGCAGCGCTTTTCTAACCTTTGAGCGCGTGTACTTGCTGGCGGCCCGCTTACACACCTCGATGAGACGGTACAGCGTGATCCGGTACCAGTCCTCCATATTGCTCTCCTCTTTCTTCACCCGTTCCATCTTCTCCGCCGGATAATAAATAAGAGTAGCAAAAGACTGTTTGTCTCTGCTGCTCATTGTATTTCCGAAAACATCATCAATTTTACGGCGCACGGAACCAGAGCCGTTTTTGAGCACATGGGAAAACGCCTCGTACTCCCCGTGAATATCAGTGAGAAAGTGCTCCGTCCCCTTCGGCAGGTTCAGGATCGCCTGCAGATTGATAATCTCCGTAGACGCCTTTGCAATAGTCGGATACAATTCTGAAAGTCTCTCCAGATATCTCTCCTCTAACTCTTTCATAACTCCTCCCATCTCATCCTGTTTAAAACACGATCACATCCGACATGTCGTACCGCCCTGCCGGCTTCCCTGCCAGATATTTTGCGGCCTCCACCGCCCCTTTACCGAATATGGCTTTGGAGTATGCTGTATGCTTGAACTCTACTACCTCGTCGGCGCCTGCAAAAATGATCTCGTGCTCGCCCACGATCGTTCCGCCCCTCACCGCTGAGATGCCAAGTTCCTTCTTGTCCCTCTTTTCGCGCACCTGGCTTCTGTCGTATACATATGTATATGCATCGTCCATGGCTTCATTGATGGAATCCGCCAGCGCGACCGCCGTCCCGCTCGGAGCGTCCACCTTCTGATTGTGATGACGCTCCACCAGTTCCACGTCAAAGCCCGCGCCCGCAAGCACCCTGGCCGCGTCCTTTACTAGTTTCAGAAGCAGATTGATCCCAAGAGACATGTTGGCAGACCGGAGTACGGCTGTCTTCTCAGACGCTTTCTCCACCCTCTCCAGCTGTTCTTCGGACAGCCCTGTCGTACAGAGCACTACCGGAAGCTTCTGTTTAGCACAGTAACCAAGAAGCGCGTCCACAGCTGCGGCATTGGAAAAGTCTATGACCACATCCGCCTCCACATCACATTTATCTATACATTCAAATACAGGATATGCATTTTCCCTTCCGGTGTATGCATCAATTCCCGCAACAATTTCAATCCCTTCGTCTTCATTGATAAGTCCTGTTATGACCTGCCCCATCCTGCCGTTGCAGCCGTGCATTATCGCTCTGACCATTTTTCAAATCTCCTTTCACCCGTCTGTACAACCAAAAGTTTCTTATTTATAATATGTATAACATTATAAAAAAGGATATCATATCTGCAAGACAAACTCAACATATGATATCCTTTTCACAAAACGTAACTATCTATATTATACTACTTTGATTCCGTAATCCTTCATCGCCTGTGCCAGCGTCTTCTCATGTTCCGGCGTAAGCTCTGTGAGCGGCATACGGACCGGACCGCAGTCCATTCCCATGAGCTTCATAGCCCTCTTGACCGGAATCGGATTTACCTCACAGAAAAGCTCGTTCACAAGCGGGATCGCCTTGAGCTGCAGCTTCGCGCTTTCCTGTATATCACCGCTGAAAAACTTCCCGCAGATATCATGCGTCTGCTGCGGCGCAATATTGGAAAGCACTGAAATAACACCTATTCCGCCCAGCGACATGAGCGGTACGATCTGGTCGTCATTGCCGGAATACAGATCGATCCTGCCGTCTGTCATAGACATGATCTTTGCGATCTGCGAAATATTTCCGGACGCCTCTTTAATTCCCACAATATTCTCTGTCTCTTTTACCAATGCTGCCACTGTAGCCGGCTCGATATTACATCCCGTCCTGCTGGCAACGCTGTACATAATGATCGGTGTTCCCGACACAGCCTCCGCAACTGCCTTGTAATGCGCTATAAGCCCTGCCTGTGTAGCCTTGTTGTAATAAGGCGTCACAAGAAGCAGGCCGTCCGCCCCATAACAGGCTGCGTCTTTTGACATATCTACCGCTGTCCTGGTACAATTTGAACCTGTCCCCGCAATGACCGGAATCCTGCCCTTTGTGCGCTCGATCGCAAACTTCACGCATTCCAGATGCTCTTCCTCTGTCATTGTGGCAGATTCCCCGGTAGTACCACATATAATAATACTATCTGTACCATTGTTACAGTGATAGTCGATCAACTCATCCAGTCTATCATAATTGATGCTTCCGTCCTCATTAAACGGTGTGACGATCGCCACTCCGGCACCTTTAAATATAGCCATATTAAACCTCCTGACCTTCACCAATATGTATTATTTAGATTCATAAAAATTTTATCATTAATACAATTATATGTCAATGAAAGTCTCTTGTCAGGTTCGTGCACCTCTATTCATCCACACATTCTAATTTGCTGACCGACACCTCGTACGCAATGCGCTTCTGAGTCTCTGTCTCAGTAAGCTTTTTGACATATTCCCTGCTCTGGATCCTTCCGTTGATCTGCACGTGCTCTCCCACCTCAAAAGTAGACGCGAATCTGGCATTTCTGCCCCAGCAGATGCACGGTATGTAATCTGATTTGCCGTATGGCCTGTTCACGGCCAGCAGAAGGTCCGCTATCTCTCTTCCAAGCGGCGTCTTTCTGTACACCGGCAGCTTGCATATGTAACCATCCAGGAAGATGCTGTTTGTCTTCGCTCCGTCCAGTTCTTCCTCTATAAAAGACACTTCTCTTACGAATACGGATAACACGAGCCTGTTCTTTTGTTCATCGTGTCTGTTATAAGAGCGGAACTGGCCGCTTGCCATGATAAATTCCCCCGTATAGTCCTGGGTCACGTCGATGAGACGCTCGGAAATCATGAGCGGGATCCTGTCCTCGGAGTTGCTGAGGCGTTTTACGAGTACATCCACCATGTAGAATCCTTCGCCGAACACTTCATGGCTGAATGAAAAGTCTCCTGCCACCTCTCCCATAATAGTTACCTGGTTGTTTTCAATAATCTTATCTGACATAATTTTACAATCTCCCTTCCTCTGAATCGTATTTCACGGTCACTATTTAGTCTATGAAGGGAGATTCTGATTTAGAACTACTTTTTAATATTTTGTTGCCATAATTCCTTTTACGATACTCTCAAACTGATGGAACGGGATTCCAACTGCCATGTCCGAGTCCTCCCATCTGCAGAGCATTCTTGTGCTCGGGCAGAGCACGCTGACGTTCATTTCACCTGTAATATACGGGACTGCCGTCACCTCTGAACACATCCCCTGCATTGCTCCCATGTCGATCTTGGGCTTGATTCCCGAATCATATTCATATCCCTGGATCATACGCATCGCCTGGTACGCATTGACGATCGCGATAATGACGTCCGGCTGCATTGTACAGCTTACAAACGGGCGTACAACGATGCCATACGTCAGCGGCTGGTACGCGTGCAGACTTTTGATACTGTTCCTGAGCCTTCTCGCCGCCGCAGGTGAATCGTACAGATTATAAGAGAAATATTCTGTACCGCTCTCGATCCTGTCCGTACTTTTTTCCAGTGCAAGGGCAGTTGTTCCCCCGTCACATTTATGATTGGCGAGGCGGGACTTAAATTCCATTCCTCTTGAAGCCTTCTGGACCATGACGCAGTACGGCGCTCCTCCTTTGATCTCCGGGACCTCACAGGCATCGTAATCTTCCTTCTCAAAGAAAAACTGTACTCCCACGAGTTGTTTTTTTAACCCCGCCGCCTCTTTTAGATCGTCGGCCAGCGCTTTCATCTTGTCCCGCTCATACGCATCCTGCGGAAGTCCATATGTTAATTTTTCACTTTTAAACGGCATAATCTTTTCTCCTGTCATTTTAAATTAAATCCAAAACTGAACCGGAACATTCCGATGTAGATAAGAACAGCGGTCAGTACGATATATACGAGACACGTACCGGCTGCAAAGAGCCAGTCCGCCCGTTCTACCTTTGTCTGCCTGTAATAGCTTCTTGCGCGGCCCGCGCCGAGTCCTCTGCTCTCCATGGCGGCGGCCACACGTTCTCCTCTTCTGGCCGCGCTGCACAGCAGCGGAAGCATGATGCGAAACGGCGTGCTCAGCCGGTTTATCAGGCCCCTGTCCCACTCGATCCCCCGTATCTCCTGCGCCAGCCTGATACTTTCGATCTCGCTTTGAAGCGTCGGAAGGAAACGGTAGGCAGCCAGCGCCGCGTAACCATGTACCGGGGACAGGCCCATCTGCAGAATGAGACTCAGCACGAGATCGTTCGGGTCTGTTGTAAGGACGAACAGAAGCGACATAAGCGAGATAGATATGATCCTCATCCCAAGCGACAATATACTGATAAGATCACTGCTGCTCCAGTGAAATATCCATATATGCCAGGCATCTCCTCCTCCGTCGATTCCTTTCATGATGAGCATGAACGCTATAAAGGCAATGCCTATTCCAAGAAACACCCGCATTTTCCTCAGTATGATCCCCGGCGGGATCTTCCCACCGATGCAGCCGAGGAGCAGCGCCATCAGAAAGGTACATAGCGGCAGCACCGGATAAAGGGACAGGCTGATCAGTATAGTGACAATAACTATGAGACATAGCTTTATAAGCGGATTCCTTCTGTGAAGGAACGAATCCCTCCATTCATATGTGAACATGTTCAAGCCTCCTTTACACACCGGATCAAGTAATCTGTCATCTGCTTTCTGCTGACGAAAAGCGGGACTTCTTCCGCATATTTGTGAAGTTCTTCCGAAAACCGCCAGACAGACGGGACCTCAAGCTTTCCTTTTCTGACCGCGTCCGCATCACGGAAGATGTCTTCAGGCGCGCCGCAGAATTCTGTCTGTCCGTCTGCGAGCACGACCACCTTTTTCGCGTAGTCGGCCACAAGCGTCATATCGTGAGTGACGACGATGATCGTGACCCCTTCCCGGTTCAGTTCCAGCATCAGTTCCATAAGCTCCCTCTGGTTGTCGAAATCCTGCCCGTAAGTAGGTTCATCCAGTATGAGGACTTTCTGTCCGGTGAGCAGCATGGCCGCAACGCTCAGTCTGCGCTTTTGTCCCTGGCTCAGAAGAAACGGGCTCTTGTTCTTCTCGGAACTGAGGTGAAATCTCTCCAGCATGCCGGCGGCCCGCTTTTTCTTTTCCGTCTCATCCATTCCGTTCTTCTTCAGGCTGAACATGAGCTCGTCAAAAACATTGTTTGTCACAAACTGGTCCTCCGGATTCTGAAATACGAGACCAAAGTCACGGTACAGGCGCTTTTTGTCACAGCAGTCAAGCTCTCTGCCGTCCGCCTTGACGGAACCGCCGTACGGGGAGAGCACCCGGAACAAGACTTTGAGAAAAGTAGACTTGCCGGCCCCGTTGGCCCCCACGACAGCGACGAACTCCTCTCTTCCGATCTCAACGTCAACACTTTTTAATACCTTGTCTGCCTGTCCGCCGTATGCATAGGCGAGGCTGTTCGCCTCTACCACATTCTCCCGCGCACGCGCTGACACGGCGGCGCTCCTGTCGGCAGGCGGAAACACCGCCAGTTCCCGCAAAAGTTCTGCGAACCGTCTTACGGGCAATATGTCCCCTTCCCCGCATAGAAGCTGCTGTTTTTGAAAGTTCCTCACTTGCGGAATATGATCCAGCGCGTTTATCCACTCTTTCATGATAAGATATTTCTCCGGCAGAAAAATGTTGAGGCCGCGGTAGTTTTCATCGTACACGAGACTCCGGATGACAGAAGGCGCGCTGCCTTCCAGACATACTTTGTTCCCGCCATCCATCACGATCACATGACCTGCTTTATCGAGCAGATGCTCCAGATTATGTTCTACAAGTATGATCGTTTTGCCGTATCTGCCCACAAGCTGCCCAAGAAGCGAAAAGACTTCCGACCTGCTTGCCGCGTCGAGATTGGCCGTCGGCTCGTCGAGTATAAGGATCTCCGGCTGCATCGCAAGGACAGATGCAATGGCGATCTTCTGCTTCTGTCCTCCTGAAAGGCTTGTGAGCAGAGTGCTGCGCAAGGCTCTCATTCCGACCATGCCGAGCGCCTCATCTATACGGCGGTCCATCTCCTCCTGCGGCGTGTTCTCGTTCTCCAGCCCGAAAGCGATCTCGTCCTCTACTGTAAATGTACAGAACTGTGTCTCCGGATTCTGGAACACCATGCCCATGTGGCGTACCATGTCTTTCGTCCTTTTCGTCAGGATATCTTCCCCTTTAAACCAGATATGTCCTTCGGCTTTTCCTTCATAGAAGTTGGGAATGATCCCGTTGAGCATATAGAGAAGCGTACTCTTTCCGCAGCCGCTCGGCCCGAGCAGCAGATTGACCGTACCTTCCTCGAAATAACAGTTTAAGCCCTGCCATACGGGGAGTTCTTCCCCGTCATAGACAAAGCTTACATTTTCCATTTCCACTATTTTTTTATGTACCATCTGCTCCATACCGGCTATACCTGCGCGCATTTAAAACCACGCAGAACCCCAGTCTTTTTAAGCCCTGCCGTAATGCCCTTCGTCAGAATGATCCCGATGACTACCGCACTTATAAGCCTTACGATCACAATACCTGTAAACGTCTTTGCCCCTAACGTGAGATAACCGAAAACGACACAGTCTCTTCCGAGCACACAGAGCGCGCCGAGCACAGCGCCCACTGTCATATTTGCCATATTTCCCCCGTACCGCTTACAGACCGCATAGCCGATCTCCATTCCGACTGCCTGCAGCGTGCCTGCAAGGATAAGCTGGATGCCGTAGGCGCTGCCAAGCAGCAGATTCACAAATGCCGTGACGAGCGCACCGAACAGTGCAAATCCCGGCTTGCGTACTATATACATCGGCAGGGACGCCGACAGCAGATATATGCCGAACGTCAATTCCATAAACACAGGCCCAAGCAGAGAGGATAGCGGCATATAAAGATAATCCATTATCGTGTATACGACACCTATCACTGCTGCGACCATTGCTACGACCACTACTTCTTTTGTTTTCCATTTCAGTTCCATTTTCTTCCTCCTCTTCCATCCCTAATGTCCGTTTTTTACTATATCATATCTTTTGAAAGTATCAATATTTTTGCTTATTCATAATTTTCATATATCATATTGACATCATCTATAAGCGATTGAGTACTTGTAAATTCTGCAAAATGTGGTAAACTAATAAAGTTGTATATAATAAATAGGTAGAAATCGTACAGGAAAAGGGAAATATTTATGAAAACAAAACGAGAAGATATACGTAATATAGCCATTATCGCCCATGTCGACCACGGAAAAACAACTCTTGTAGATGAGTTGTTAAAGCAAAGCGGTGTGTTCCGTGAAAACCAGGATGTAGAGGAACGTGTCATGGATTCTAACGACATCGAACGGGAACGGGGGATCACCATCCTTTCCAAAAACACGGCCGTTTACTATAAAGGAACAAAGATCAATATCATCGACACACCCGGACATGCTGATTTCGGGGGTGAGGTAGAACGTGTACTGAAGATGGTAAACGGTGTCGTCCTTGTAGTGGATGCATTTGAGGGCGCTATGCCTCAGACGAAGTTTGTGCTCAGAAAAGCACTGGAACTAAAGCTGCCGGTCATCGTATGTATCAACAAGATCGACCGTCCCGAGGCGCGCCCCGAGGAAGTGATCGATGAAGTGCTGGAGCTTTTTATCGACCTGGATGCCGACGACGAGCAGCTCGACTGTCCGTTTGTCTACGCTTCCGCCAAAGCCGGTTACGCGCTCGTGGAACTGGACGACAGCCCGCAGAATATGCTTCCGCTGTTTGAGACGATACTTGACTACATCCCCGCCCCGGAAGGTGACCCTGATGCAGATACCCAGGTATTGATCAGCACGATCGATTATAACGAATACGTCGGACGCATCGGCGTGGGCAAGGTAGACAACGGAACGATCCGGGTGAATCAGGATATGGTCGTCGTCAATGCCCACGACCCGGAGCGGAAAGATAAGGTGCGCATCAGCAAGCTGTATGAATTTGACGGGCTTAACAAGGTGGATGTAAAAGAGGCGACCATCGGTTCAATCGTGGCGATCTCAGGGATCTCCAACATATCGATCGGAGACACACTCTGCTCACCTGAGAACCCGGAAGCGATCCTGTTTCAGAAGATATCGGAGCCGACCATCGCCATGCAGTTTATCGTAAACGACAGTCCGTTTGCGGGACAGGAAGGTAAGTTTGTAACTTCCCGGCATCTGAGAGACAGACTCTACAAGGAACTGAACACAGATGTCAGTCTCCGCGTGGAAGAGTCTGACAGCACCGACAGCTTTAAGGTATCCGGCCGGGGTGAACTCCATCTGTCCGTCCTCATTGAGAACATGCGCCGGGAAGGGTATGAATTTGCGGTGAGCAAGGCGGAGGTCCTGTATAAAAAAGACGAACACGGCAAGTTATTAGAACCGATGGAAGCTGCATATATTGATGTACCGGATGAATTTACCGGCGTTGTCATCGAAAAGCTCGGACAGAGAAAAGGGGAGCTGCGCGGCATGGGTACGTCCAACGGTGGGTACACGCGCATGGAATTCTCCATACCGGCCCGCGGTCTCATCGGCTACCGCGGCGAGTTTCTCACCGACACGAAGGGCAACGGCATCCTGAACACGTCATTTGACGGATACGCGCCGTACAAAGGTGACATCCAGTACAGGAAACAGGGCTCTCTCATCGCGTTTGAGACAGGAGAGTCAGTCACTTACGGCCTGTTCAGCGCCCAGGAACGGGGAACGCTTTTTATCGGACCCGGCGAAAAGGTATATTCCGGCATGGTGATTGGACAGAACGGCAAGGCGGAAGACATTGAGCTGAACGTCTGCAAAATGAAACATCTGACCAACACCCGTTCTTCAGGGGCAGACGAAGCTCTCCGCCTGACGTCACCAAAGGTGCTGAGCCTGGAGGAAGCCCTCGACTTTATCGATACGGATGAGCTTCTGGAGGTAACTCCTGAAAATCTCAGGATCCGCAAGAAAATATTAGATCCGAAAATGAGAAAAAGAGGAATAAAATAATGGCTTTTTTATCGCTGCTGGAAGGAATCCGAACACCCTTCCTTGACAGACTGATGCAGTTTATCACTTATTTTGGACAGGAAATTGTTATCATAGCGGTTATCTGCGCCCTTTACTGGTGCGCGGATAAGCGCTTTGCTTATATGCTCGGCTTTACCTATTTTACCGCCGGCCTTCTCGTACAGAGCCTGAAGATCACCTTCCGCGTCCCAAGGCCCTGGGTGATCGACCCTTCTTTTAAAGCCGTCGAAAGCGCCGTCCCCGGCGCCACAGGCTATTCCTTTCCAAGTGGACACACACAGGGCGCTGCCTGCCTGTTCTTTCCACTTGCGCTCAGGACTAAGAACACGTGGCGGAAGCTTTTATGTGTTCTCGCCTTTATACTGATCGGCTTCTCCAGAATGTACCTGGGCGTCCACACACCGAAGGATGTGATCGTATCCATGCTCCTCTCTGTCGCCGTCTCCTGTATGATCTGGCATTTTCAGCGGTTTTTTCTGGACAGTACGCAGTACGTGAAACAGACCGCCGCTGTGCTGGCCGCCCTGTCCCTCGCCGTGGCAGCCTATGCCCTCCTCCTTAAAAGCCGCGGCACCATCGACATGGAATATGCCCTGGACTGCTGTAAAGCCGCAGGCGCCGGACTCGGATTTTCGCTCGGCTATTATATTGAACGGACACGGCTTGATTTCGACACACACACCGGCCAATTCGGCAGTCAGGCGGTAAAACTCATTGCAGGCCTTGGCCTTACACTCTTAATAAAAGAAGGCTTTCCTCTCATATTCGGAGCATCCATTATCGCCAAAATGGCCGAATATTTTGTGCTCGTTTTGTGGGTGCTCGTCCTCTACCCGTGTATCTTCACCCGGTTGGGAAGGCGGCATTCATAATCCCATTTTTTAGGTCTTGGCAAAATCCCGGGGATAATTTATACTTGTAATGTACGCAGACGGTTCCGGCCGCAAGGTCTGAAACGATATGCCGTACATACGATGAAAACCGACCTGAAGGGGGAACTATATGAAGCACTATGTCGCTAAATTTTTAAAACGACTGGCGGTAACACTTGAATTTTTCATATCGCTCATGCTGGCGCTTGGGATCATCCTGCTCTGCCTGCGCATGGCAGTCTCGATGATCCACATTCCAAATCTGGACGTGTGGCCTAACTACAACGATCTGCTTGAAACATGCTTTAATCTCATCATCGGGGTCGAGCTCATAAGAATGATGTATTACCACACTCCGAACACAGTATTTGAAGTGCTGCTGTTCGCCATAGCACGACAGATCATCATAGACCACTCTTCTGTCTGGAGCAGCCTTATCGGAGTCTGCGCCATTGCGGTGCTGTTTGCCACACGCAAGTATCTGTTCTGTGAGTTCGACGTGGCTGACGAGATCATCTTCCGCGCAAGTACGCGGGTGAAAACAGTAAACAAGATTCTCGGCATCAGTATACCTCATGAACAGAATGAAACTCTGCTCAGCGTCATCGAACAGAAGTTTCTGGAATATAAGATCGAGACAGGCGTGGGCGCCTGTGTATACTTTTCCGACTTCGGCCTGAGAGTCGCGAAGATGCATGAAGGAAAAATTTCGAGAATTGAGGTAATACGTTCTATACATTAGTGTCCAAACATGTTATACTACATATATCAGATAGATTATTAGTTAAAGACCGAATTGTCAGACTATAGACATCTGAAATTATGTCGAAAAGGAGTTGGACAGCATGAAGTTTATTATTAGCGGAAAGAACATCGATGTAACACCTGGCTTAAGGGAGACCGTGGAGCACAAATTGGGGAAATTAGAGAAGTATTTTACTTCCGATACGGAGATCATCGTTACCTTAAGTGTGGAAAAAGAACGTCAGAAGATTGAGGTAACGATCCCTGTGAAAGGAAATATCATCCGTTCTGAACAGGTAAGCAGTGACATGTATGTCTCTATTGATCTAGTGGAGGAGGTTATTGAACGCCAGCTTCGCAAATATAAAAACAAATTGGTCGCAAGACATCAGGAAGGCGGCAACTTCCGCCAGGAATTTTTCGAGAGTGAATATGCTACAGAAGATGATGATGAAGTGAAGATCGTTCGAACCAAACGTTTCGGCATCAAACCAATGTACCCGGAAGACGCATGCATACAGATGGATCTGCTCGGCCATGACTTTTTCGTTTTCTGCAATGCAGATACCGATGAAGTAAATGTAGTCTACAGAAGGAAAAACGGAACCTTCGGCCTCATTGAGCCGGAGTTCCAGTAAAATATAAGAACAGAGCGTCACCAGTGAAATGTATGTGATACAAAGAGAGGGCGGACAGGTTTAAAACCTGTCCGCCCTCTCTTTGTACTTCTATCCTTCCAGCACTGCCGGCTGTCCGCCAATCTGTGCAAACCAGCAGCTCTCTCCTGCTTCCAGCGATGCCTGTCCGTTTGTCCCTTCCGTGATCTCTGAACATACAGCTTCAAGTTCTTCCCCGGGGACAAGTACATGGATTTCTACTTTGTCCGTATATTCAGATTCCAGGATCTTAAGCCCATTCTGCCCGAGAATATACTGTATTTTACCGAGACCGGTATAATCTGTTGCGATCTTAAGTTTAACCCCCCGAATTTTGGTTATAATTACAGAAGAGGCCAGGCCTTCCTTCACAGCCTGTGAGTATGCGCGCACAAGCCCGCCTGTTCCAAGAAGCGTTCCTCCGAAGTAACGGGTCACTACTACAGCAGTGTTGCAGAGCGCCTCCCCTTTCAGTACGTCGAGCATCGGCTTTCCGGCTGTTCCCCCCGGTTCTCCGTCGTCACTGTACCGGGCAAGCTCAGACCTCTCTCCGATCACATACGCAAAGCAGTTATGACTGGCGTTCCAGTGCTTCTTTCTTATCGTTTCAATAAAAGCCAGCGCTTCTTCTTCCGTGGAGACGGGCCTGACAGAAGCGATAAAACGGGACTTCTTCTCCACGACCTCCCCCTCTCCGCCTTCGTAAACTGTCCTGTACTCTTTCGTCATACTTTGCACCTTTCTTT
This is a stretch of genomic DNA from [Clostridium] hylemonae DSM 15053. It encodes these proteins:
- a CDS encoding YigZ family protein — translated: MTKEYRTVYEGGEGEVVEKKSRFIASVRPVSTEEEALAFIETIRKKHWNASHNCFAYVIGERSELARYSDDGEPGGTAGKPMLDVLKGEALCNTAVVVTRYFGGTLLGTGGLVRAYSQAVKEGLASSVIITKIRGVKLKIATDYTGLGKIQYILGQNGLKILESEYTDKVEIHVLVPGEELEAVCSEITEGTNGQASLEAGESCWFAQIGGQPAVLEG